A window of the Apodemus sylvaticus chromosome 15, mApoSyl1.1, whole genome shotgun sequence genome harbors these coding sequences:
- the LOC127665686 gene encoding sperm motility kinase Z-like — MYSDSDSESSESDTVVTMFEEEVFTRQYTVLKTLGQGGTSDVRLCSHRLTGAPVAVKALLRERWSDPTVPEADIMKMLSHPNIVSLVQVIETEHTTYLIMEVARGEELLKRVRDAGCLKEDEARSIFVQLLSAIGYCHGKGVVHRDIKPDNIIVGEDGKATLIDFSLGDTFLPGQKLERLCGAFQFIAPEIFRGLPYDGTKVDMWALGVILYYMTTGFLPFGGGTLSELSSKVMNGKYRTPDHLSKDIRSMISLLLTVNPRQRPNAQELVSHPWLQQGGKTLTFHYNSDTRFPDPDIMGAMESLGFHSQDIREALKHKEFDETRATYHLLKSLANQDDGNYVQRDVTNPGVTPFPSATDPITYPLPPRRRASEPSLKIRVSSTGQRPGETNAPVAPKKTPPMGSRQQRRMTAPCICIATYTVVEVIETLDNTFSSSSQFDKAPSEPERRRPFTPRPPQPQGWAKWKKRISNCVRILCCCCMSPDTTSR; from the coding sequence ATGTATTCGGATAGTGACTCGGAGTCATCAGAGTCTGACACTGTGGTCACCATGTTCGAGGAGGAGGTGTTCACCAGGCAGTACACGGTGTTGAAGACCTTGGGCCAGGGTGGCACTTCCGATGTGAGGCTGTGCTCCCACCGCCTTACAGGTGCCCCAGTTGCTGTCAAGGCTCTTTTGAGGGAGAGGTGGTCGGACCCAACAGTGCCCGAAGCGGACATTATGAAAATGCTCAGTCACCCAAACATCGTCTCGCTTGTGCAAGTAATTGAGACAGAACACACAACTTATTTAATTATGGAAGTTGCCAGAGGAGAAGAGCTACTTAAACGAGTCCGGGACGCTGGATGCCTGAAAGAAGATGAAGCTAGGAGCATATTTGTTCAGTTGCTCAGTGCCATAGGCTACTGTCACGGTAAAGGTGTGGTGCACAGGGACATAAAGCCTGACAATATCATAGTGGGTGAGGATGGAAAGGCTACACTTATTGATTTCAGCCTCGGAGACACATTCCTACCTGGGCAAAAACTGGAAAGGCTGTGTGGAGCCTTCCAGTTCATTGCTCCAGAGATCTTCCGAGGCCTACCCTACGATGGCACAAAAGTAGATATGTGGGCCTTGGGggtcattttatattatatgaccACCGGATTCCTGCCATTTGGAGGAGGAACCCTGTCGGAACTGAGCAGCAAGgtgatgaatggaaaataccGTACACCGGATCATCTCTCCAAAGATATTAGGAGCATGATTAGCCTCCTGCTAACTGTCAACCCAAGGCAGAGGCCAAATGCGCAAGAACTCGTAAGCCATCCATGGCTCCAGCAAGGGGGAAAGACTTTGACATTCCATTACAACAGTGACACCAGATTCCCAGACCCTGATATAATGGGGGCCATGGAAAGCCTTGGCTTTCATTCCCAAGACATAAGAGAAGCTTTAAAACACAAGGAGTTTGACGAAACTAGGGCAACATACCACCTATTGAAAAGCCTGGCAAATCAGGATGATGGCAATTATGTGCAAAGAGATGTCACTAACCCAGGAGTGACACCTTTCCCTTCAGCAACAGATCCTATCACttaccctctgcctcccaggagaagGGCCAGTGAACCTTCCCTTAAAATACGAGTGTCATCTACTGGACAACGTCCTGGGGAGACAAATGCCCCTGTTGCACCCAAGAAGACACCCCCTATGGGCAGTCGTCAGCAAAGAAGAATGACTGCCCCTTGCATCTGCATCGCTACTTACACTGTCGTGGAAGTAATCGAAACCCTCGATAACACCTTCTCCTCTAGCTCCCAGTTCGACAAGGCCCCAAGTGAGCCAGAAAGAAGGAGACCTTTTACTCCAAGACCCCCGCAGCCTCAGGGATGGGCCAAATGGAAGAAACGAATTTCGAATTGCGTCAGGATTCTATGCTGCTGCTGCATGTCACCTGACACAACAAGCCGG